The window TACGTCCAAAAAGAACCGGACGGCTCACGCCGCCCGGCACCGGCATCGCATCTGCGACTTCGCGGTACTACTCCTCTTCCGCCACCTCTTCGCCGCGCGACTTCTTGTAGTTCTCGATGATCTTCTCCTGCTGCTGCGCGGGGACGATGTCGTAGTGGTTCATTTCCATGTTGAACGAGCCGCGGCCCTGCGTCATCGAGGTCAGGTCTACGCCGTAGGTCAGCATCTCCGACATCGGCACCTCGGCCTTGATGACCGTCTTGCCGGCCTTGTTGTCCATGCCCTGAATGCGGCCGCGCCGCCCGTTCAAATCGCCCATGATGCCGCCGGCAAACTCATCGGGAATTTCTATCTCCACCTTCATGATCGGCTCCAGCAGCGTGGGCTTGGCCTGTTCCATCGCTTTCTTGAAGGCGATGCGGCCCGCGGTCTTGAACGACAATTCATTGGAATCGACGTCATGGTAGGAACCGTCGTAGAGCACAACCTTGAAGTCCACCACCGGATAACCGGCAAGGAAGCCGCGCTGCGCCGCCTCGATGATGCCCTTCTCGACGGCGGGAATGAAGTTCTTGGGGATGGCGCCGCCGAAAATCTCGTTCACGAACTCGAACTTCGCTCCCCGTGGTAAAGGCTCCATCTTGATGCGGCAGTCGCCGAACTGGCCGTGGCCGCCGGTCTGCTTCTTGTGCCGACCCTGCACGTCGGCGCGCCCGCGGATGGTCTCGCGATAGGGCACCTTCGGCGCTTTCAGGTTCACTTCGGTGTGAAAACGCTTTTTCAGCTTCGAGACCGTCACCTCGATGTGCTGCTGGCCGGTGCCCGCGATCAGGAATTCCTTGGTCTGCTCGTCGCGGAAGAAGCGCAGCATCGCGTCCTCCTCGCGCAGCTTGGAAATGCCGTTGGACAGCTTGTCTTCATCGGCGCGCGTCTTGGGCTCGATGGCAAAGGTGATGGCCGGCTCCGGCAATTTCACTTGCGGATACTGGATCGGGGAACCTTTGTCGCCCAGGGTGTCGCCGGTCAAGGTATCGCGCAGTTTGGCGACGGCGCCCAGGTCGCCGGCATGGATCTCATTGACCGGCACCATGTTCTTGCCCTGCATCACCGACACGTGCGCCAGCTTTTCCGAACTCGAGCGGGTGAAGTTCTGCAGCGTGGCATCATTCTTCACTACCCCGGAATATACCTTGAAGTAGGAAATGCGGCCCGCGAAGGGATCGTTCAGGGTCTTATAAACGAACAGCGAAGCCGGTTCGTTGTCGGCGACCTTCCGCATTTGCGGCGAACCGTTCCCGGAGCCGGGCATGGCCTCCACGGCAGGCCGCTGCGTCGCCGCCGGCATGTAGTCCACCACGATTTGCAACAGCCGATCGGCGCCGATATTCCCCAGCCCCGAGGTGTACAGCACGGGATAGATGCGGCGCGCATCCACCGCTTTGCGCAGGCCGGTGAGCAGGTGTTCCTCGCTGAGGGTGCCTTGATCGAAAAATTCTTCCATCAGGGCGTCGTCGCCCTCCGCGATCAGTTCCACCAGCTTTTCGTGCGCCGCCTTGGCTGCATCGGCAAGATGGGCGGGAATCTCGCTTTCCTTGCCTTGACCGTTACCGGCCATGTCGTAAGTGAAGGCCTTCATTTTGACCAGGTCCACCACGCCCGTCAGGTTCTTCTCGCTGCCGATGGGGAGTTGCACGGGAATGACGGCGCGGCCGAAGGCGCCGACCGCGGACTCCAGCATGCGCTCGGCATCGGCGCGCTCGCGGTCCATGCGCGAGCCGACAATCACTCGCGGCAGGTTGTACTCCTCGGCATACTGCCAGGCTTTTTCGGTGACCACCTCGACGCCGCCTACGCCGTCGACGGCGACGATCACGGCCTCCACCGCCGGCATCGCCATCTTGGCTTCGTGCACGAACATGTTGAAGCCGGGGGTATCGATGATGTTGATCTTCGTGCCTTTCCACTCGGCGCAGGCGACACCGCTGGTGACCGTCATTTGGCGTGCAATGGCTTCTTCGTCGTAGTCGGTGGTGGCGCTGCCGTCGTCCACGCGCCCCAGCTTGGGAGTGGCGCCCGCGGTATAGAGCATGGCCGAAATCAGTTGCGTCTTGCCGGCATGGCCGTGGCCGACCACCGCCACATTACGCACGTTTGCGCCTTCATAAACTTTCATGGGTACAACTCCTTGCAGCCCGTCTCCGCTGCACGCGCCACCTTGGCGCGGGACGGGGCCATCCGACTACCCGGATTCCGTGCCGGCGGGATTGGTGGCCCCTTGCGGAAGGCGAACGGGAGAGCTATGAAACCACGAATTTTAACAGACGGTAAATTTTCCGCTCAACCGGGGCCGTTCTGCGGGCTAAGGCCGCGCCTGCTTGGACGATTGGTTCGGCCCTTGAAAGCGGATGCGGTTGCCGTCCGCATCCTTAGATGTACATCTCCCGCGTGCCCCAGGCCCGGCAATGAATTTAGCGTATCCAGGAACGCCTTGGGACACTCTAAATTCGCATGACCGAGGGCGGACGCCAATTTGCGCGCACGATCAGCGCGGTTCTCGTGCTCGCTCTCTGCTGGCCGGTAGCAATTTCGTTCGCTGCCGCCGCCCCTGCCCCGGCCCAGAGAGCCTGCTGCATGCGCATGTCGCATGCCTGCCACTCGCACCACAACTCCGGTGAATCATTCCAGGCCCTCTGTCGAAACTGCGCCTGGTGCCACGCGCTGCTGAAAGTCCGCGCCCACCTGGCCGCGCACTCGGCTCGGTTTTCACTTTCTCTCTACCAGGCGTCCCGCATCCATCAAGCGCAATTGGATCCGTCCCTCACGCCAATCCGCCTGCGCGCCTCCCGCGCGCCTCCGCGCCGCATCGCAACTGCCTGACGAGAGTAGTCGCCAAAACAAGAATTGACCGGGAATCGCGTCGGGAATCCATTCCCGGGTGATTCCGGATGGTTGCGGCGCCGATGGCGTTGAAGGTTTCGGCATGAGAAAGAACTGGATTTTGTGCTTTGTGCTCGCCAGCGCCGGAGTGTGCTGTGCGAGCGTGTTTGGCGGCATTCGCGGGCTGGTGCACGACGCCCAGCATCGACCGATTGCCGGCGCGCAGGTGGTGGTGCATGCGGTCAATTCCGACTTTCGCAAGACCGCGGTCACCAATGATCTCGGCGAATTCCGTTTTGAGGCTCTTCCCGCCGGGGCGTATGAAGTGGAAGTTT is drawn from Terriglobales bacterium and contains these coding sequences:
- the fusA gene encoding elongation factor G; its protein translation is MKVYEGANVRNVAVVGHGHAGKTQLISAMLYTAGATPKLGRVDDGSATTDYDEEAIARQMTVTSGVACAEWKGTKINIIDTPGFNMFVHEAKMAMPAVEAVIVAVDGVGGVEVVTEKAWQYAEEYNLPRVIVGSRMDRERADAERMLESAVGAFGRAVIPVQLPIGSEKNLTGVVDLVKMKAFTYDMAGNGQGKESEIPAHLADAAKAAHEKLVELIAEGDDALMEEFFDQGTLSEEHLLTGLRKAVDARRIYPVLYTSGLGNIGADRLLQIVVDYMPAATQRPAVEAMPGSGNGSPQMRKVADNEPASLFVYKTLNDPFAGRISYFKVYSGVVKNDATLQNFTRSSSEKLAHVSVMQGKNMVPVNEIHAGDLGAVAKLRDTLTGDTLGDKGSPIQYPQVKLPEPAITFAIEPKTRADEDKLSNGISKLREEDAMLRFFRDEQTKEFLIAGTGQQHIEVTVSKLKKRFHTEVNLKAPKVPYRETIRGRADVQGRHKKQTGGHGQFGDCRIKMEPLPRGAKFEFVNEIFGGAIPKNFIPAVEKGIIEAAQRGFLAGYPVVDFKVVLYDGSYHDVDSNELSFKTAGRIAFKKAMEQAKPTLLEPIMKVEIEIPDEFAGGIMGDLNGRRGRIQGMDNKAGKTVIKAEVPMSEMLTYGVDLTSMTQGRGSFNMEMNHYDIVPAQQQEKIIENYKKSRGEEVAEEE